A stretch of the Thiomicrorhabdus indica genome encodes the following:
- a CDS encoding SDR family NAD(P)-dependent oxidoreductase, with product MHSQTSILITGCSTGIGYHCAHFLHQKGFTVITTCRKPEDVERLQSEGLQSIELDLSCSNSIETGLKKALELSNGKIDVLFNNAAFGLPGAVEDLSREAMRFQFETNVFGTQELTNKMVTVMRQNGCGKIIYNSSILGFAAMQYRGAYNASKFAIEGFADTLRLELKKEGIHVSLIEPGPILSNFRKNAFEQFKYWVADKPSAHHAQYQAMIARLETEGPSAPFTLGPEAVTDAVFDIIQRKKPKIRYRITTPTKVFAILKRLLPTSLLDKLLMKAGGDGKR from the coding sequence ATGCATTCGCAAACATCGATTTTAATTACTGGCTGTTCAACCGGAATAGGCTATCACTGCGCGCACTTTCTGCATCAAAAAGGATTTACTGTCATCACAACATGCCGTAAACCCGAAGACGTTGAACGTCTCCAATCCGAAGGCTTGCAATCAATTGAGTTGGATTTAAGTTGCAGTAATTCTATTGAAACAGGACTGAAGAAGGCTCTTGAACTGAGCAATGGCAAGATTGATGTGCTGTTTAACAACGCTGCGTTTGGGCTACCTGGAGCGGTTGAGGACTTAAGTCGTGAAGCGATGCGTTTCCAATTTGAAACCAATGTTTTCGGCACACAAGAGCTAACCAATAAAATGGTTACCGTAATGCGCCAAAATGGTTGTGGAAAAATCATCTATAACAGCTCAATTTTAGGCTTTGCAGCCATGCAATACCGCGGCGCTTACAATGCAAGTAAGTTTGCAATTGAAGGTTTTGCCGATACTTTACGCCTAGAACTCAAAAAAGAAGGGATTCATGTCAGCTTGATTGAACCAGGGCCGATTTTGTCGAATTTCCGCAAAAACGCCTTCGAACAATTTAAATATTGGGTCGCTGATAAACCAAGTGCGCACCACGCACAGTATCAGGCAATGATTGCACGCCTTGAAACAGAAGGTCCTAGCGCACCTTTTACTTTGGGTCCAGAAGCGGTAACCGATGCGGTTTTTGATATTATTCAACGCAAAAAACCAAAAATTCGTTATCGAATCACCACACCAACCAAAGTGTTTGCCATCTTAAAACGTTTATTACCCACAAGCCTTTTAGATAAATTACTGATGAAAGCTGGTGGGGATGGAAAACGGTAA
- the prfB gene encoding peptide chain release factor 2 (programmed frameshift) — MELNPIYNRINDYQERTQVLRGYLDYDVKAERLEEVNRELEDPNVWNDPEKAQSLGREKSQLENIVATIQDLEGGCESANELLELAEMDGDEEMVSEVETECDRLGELIDKLEFQRMFSGEMDVNNCYLEIQSGSGGTEAQDWANMILRMYLRWADSHGFKSEIVEITDGDVAGIKGATVHIQGDYAYGWARTETGVHRLVRKSPFDSNAKRHTSFASVFVSPEIDDSFEIEINPADLRIDVYRASGAGGQHVNKTESAVRITHLPTNTVTQCQNGRSQHQNKAEAMKQLRAKLYELEMQERNSEKQALEDSKSDIGWGSQIRSYVLDSGRIKDLRTSVETGNCNAVLDGALDQFIEASLKAGI; from the exons ATGGAATTGAATCCAATCTATAACCGAATCAATGATTATCAAGAACGTACCCAAGTGCTTAGGGGGTATCTT GACTATGATGTCAAAGCGGAACGTTTAGAAGAGGTCAACCGTGAATTGGAAGACCCTAATGTTTGGAATGATCCTGAAAAAGCACAATCGTTGGGTAGAGAAAAGTCGCAGCTAGAGAATATCGTTGCGACGATTCAAGACTTAGAGGGCGGGTGTGAAAGCGCCAATGAATTATTGGAATTGGCGGAAATGGATGGCGATGAAGAGATGGTCTCGGAAGTTGAAACCGAATGTGACCGACTAGGTGAACTCATCGATAAGCTGGAGTTCCAACGAATGTTCTCAGGTGAGATGGATGTCAATAATTGTTATCTAGAAATTCAATCTGGGTCAGGTGGAACTGAAGCGCAAGACTGGGCAAATATGATTTTGCGTATGTATCTGCGTTGGGCAGATTCCCACGGTTTTAAGTCAGAAATTGTTGAAATCACCGATGGGGACGTCGCTGGTATAAAAGGTGCAACGGTTCATATTCAAGGGGATTATGCTTATGGTTGGGCGCGAACCGAAACTGGTGTTCACCGTTTAGTCCGCAAATCACCCTTTGATTCCAATGCCAAACGTCATACCTCGTTTGCATCCGTGTTCGTGTCACCAGAAATTGATGACAGTTTTGAAATTGAAATCAATCCTGCTGATTTGCGAATTGATGTGTATCGAGCTTCGGGTGCCGGTGGTCAGCACGTCAACAAAACTGAATCTGCAGTACGTATTACCCATTTGCCGACCAATACGGTAACTCAATGTCAAAATGGCCGATCACAGCATCAAAATAAGGCAGAAGCCATGAAGCAGCTGCGTGCAAAATTGTACGAATTGGAAATGCAAGAACGTAATTCTGAGAAGCAGGCGCTGGAGGATTCAAAGTCTGATATTGGATGGGGAAGCCAGATTCGTTCCTATGTTCTTGATTCAGGTCGAATTAAAGATTTACGAACCAGTGTGGAAACAGGGAATTGTAATGCGGTGTTGGATGGAGCTCTTGATCAGTTTATTGAGGCCAGTTTGAAAGCTGGGATTTAA
- a CDS encoding response regulator: MSEKITVVLAEDHALVRAGFKAIINATEDIEVVGEAEDGLECLELIRSLSPQILLLDLSMPKLSGVNVIGHINKRYSDTKVIVLTAAETLSVWREVLDLGVQGLAMKSIHPKELNNGIRSVLKGEQFIHSEILPTIEASEGLKNKSLSVREKQVVKLVAEGYKTKEIAEALEISDRTVSKHRENLMTKMGVTSTAELTNYANQSGLTKVGLEEIE, from the coding sequence ATGTCAGAAAAAATTACAGTCGTTCTTGCTGAAGACCATGCACTCGTTCGAGCTGGTTTTAAGGCAATTATTAATGCTACCGAAGATATTGAAGTTGTTGGTGAAGCTGAAGATGGTTTGGAATGTCTTGAATTGATTCGTAGTTTGTCTCCACAAATTTTACTACTAGATTTGTCCATGCCTAAGTTGAGTGGTGTTAATGTCATCGGTCATATCAACAAACGTTATTCCGATACCAAAGTTATTGTTTTAACCGCTGCAGAAACCTTAAGTGTTTGGCGTGAGGTTTTAGATTTGGGTGTGCAAGGTCTGGCCATGAAATCAATTCATCCAAAAGAGCTAAATAATGGAATTCGTTCTGTATTAAAAGGTGAGCAGTTTATTCATTCTGAAATATTGCCAACGATTGAAGCGTCAGAAGGTTTGAAAAATAAATCGCTTTCTGTTCGTGAAAAGCAAGTGGTTAAACTGGTTGCAGAGGGATATAAGACAAAAGAAATTGCTGAAGCTTTGGAAATTTCTGATCGAACCGTCTCTAAACATCGTGAAAACCTCATGACCAAGATGGGAGTGACTTCGACGGCTGAGTTGACGAATTATGCAAATCAATCAGGTTTGACGAAAGTTGGTTTAGAAGAAATAGAATAA
- a CDS encoding class II fumarate hydratase: protein MKSENTRIVKDSMGTLQVPENALYGAQTQRAINNFPISGIPMPHSFIDAICYVKFACSEANLELGLMSKEKANAIQTAAKAVIDGGYYEHFPIDVFQTGSGTSSNMNANEVLATLGNQLTGVDIHPNDDLNMSQSSNDVIPTAIHVAASIALEEKLLPAMQKLAQTIQKREVELDSVVKTGRTHLMDAMPVRMSQELSAWRAQIEDNIERLKDTQKRIQKLVIGGTAVGTGVNADPEFGRLTTANLATITAMHFEPMDNLFMGLNAQDSALELSGQLNVLAASLMKIANDLRWMNSGPLAGLGEIQLPALQPGSSIMPGKVNPVIPESVCMVAAQIMGNHTAITVGAQAGNFQLNVMLPMIALNLLQSLEISATACTQLADLAIEGFTVNEANLKRALEANPILVTALNTVVGYEKGAAIAKEAYASNRPVLEVALEMTDMDEVTLKKYLDPHLLTLGGNPSI from the coding sequence ATGAAGTCAGAAAACACTCGTATCGTTAAAGACAGCATGGGAACTTTACAGGTTCCTGAAAATGCACTTTATGGCGCTCAGACCCAACGCGCAATTAATAATTTTCCTATCAGCGGCATTCCTATGCCTCACAGTTTTATTGACGCAATCTGCTATGTAAAGTTCGCCTGCTCGGAAGCAAACCTTGAGCTAGGATTGATGAGTAAAGAGAAAGCAAATGCAATTCAAACGGCCGCTAAAGCTGTGATTGATGGTGGCTATTATGAGCATTTTCCAATTGATGTCTTCCAAACAGGTTCTGGTACCAGTTCCAATATGAATGCCAATGAAGTACTGGCCACTTTAGGAAATCAATTAACCGGTGTCGATATTCATCCAAACGATGATTTAAACATGAGCCAAAGCTCGAATGATGTGATACCAACTGCGATTCACGTAGCAGCCTCAATTGCACTTGAAGAAAAACTACTTCCAGCTATGCAAAAATTGGCGCAAACCATTCAGAAACGTGAAGTGGAATTAGATAGCGTCGTTAAAACTGGACGCACTCACTTAATGGATGCCATGCCGGTTCGTATGAGTCAAGAGCTCAGCGCATGGCGTGCACAAATCGAAGATAATATTGAACGCTTAAAAGATACTCAAAAACGTATTCAAAAACTGGTTATTGGTGGTACAGCGGTTGGCACGGGCGTCAATGCCGATCCAGAATTTGGGCGCCTAACGACCGCCAATTTAGCAACCATTACCGCTATGCATTTTGAACCAATGGATAATCTATTTATGGGATTGAATGCCCAAGATTCTGCACTTGAACTGAGTGGTCAATTAAATGTTTTGGCGGCAAGTCTAATGAAGATTGCCAACGATTTACGCTGGATGAATTCAGGCCCACTGGCCGGACTGGGTGAGATTCAGTTGCCAGCCTTACAGCCTGGCAGCTCAATTATGCCTGGAAAAGTGAACCCAGTCATTCCTGAATCGGTTTGCATGGTTGCCGCTCAAATCATGGGAAATCACACAGCCATTACAGTCGGCGCTCAAGCAGGTAACTTCCAATTAAATGTGATGTTGCCAATGATTGCACTCAACCTACTACAAAGTTTGGAAATTTCTGCAACGGCTTGCACGCAATTAGCAGACTTAGCAATTGAAGGTTTTACTGTGAATGAAGCGAATCTTAAACGCGCGTTGGAAGCAAACCCAATCTTAGTTACCGCGTTGAATACAGTTGTTGGTTATGAAAAAGGTGCAGCCATTGCCAAAGAAGCCTATGCGTCGAATCGTCCAGTACTAGAGGTTGCCTTAGAAATGACTGACATGGATGAAGTCACTCTAAAAAAATACCTTGACCCACATCTTTTGACTCTTGGTGGTAACCCAAGCATTTAA
- a CDS encoding ROK family protein, producing MNYRLGIDLGGTKIEIIVLDEQGQSVFNQRIATPKGDYQATLDAIVALVELAENFLKKHVLEGSLHTSSIGIGIPGSISAKTGLVRNANSVVLIGKDLKADLEEKLYRPVFIDNDANCFALSEAVDGAAQDYKSVFGVIIGTGCGGALVVNKSIIQGSNGIAGEWGHNPLPWLNYDAESTGRSFKNLSCYCGLSGCQETFLSGSGIERHFLERTGQTLSARQIVELSRQNHHEAKQLMQDYYVWLAKGLASIINIFDPDAIVLGGGLSNVDEIYQEVPAIWDQWIFNNENVNTILTRPKFGDSSGVRGAAWLATS from the coding sequence ATGAACTATCGACTTGGAATTGATTTGGGTGGCACCAAAATTGAAATCATAGTGTTAGATGAGCAAGGTCAATCCGTTTTTAATCAACGTATTGCAACGCCAAAAGGGGATTATCAAGCCACATTAGATGCCATTGTTGCATTAGTCGAATTAGCTGAAAACTTCCTAAAAAAGCATGTTCTTGAGGGTTCTTTGCATACATCCAGTATTGGAATAGGGATTCCGGGGTCTATTTCTGCGAAAACTGGTTTGGTTCGAAATGCTAACTCAGTCGTCTTGATTGGTAAGGATTTAAAAGCAGACTTAGAAGAAAAACTTTACCGGCCGGTATTTATTGATAATGATGCGAACTGTTTCGCCTTGTCAGAAGCAGTGGACGGTGCAGCTCAGGATTACAAATCTGTATTTGGTGTGATTATCGGTACTGGTTGTGGTGGCGCGTTGGTTGTCAATAAATCCATTATTCAAGGTTCAAACGGGATTGCTGGAGAGTGGGGGCATAATCCATTGCCTTGGCTAAATTATGATGCAGAATCAACCGGCCGGTCATTTAAAAACCTTTCTTGTTATTGTGGTTTATCTGGCTGTCAGGAAACGTTTCTCTCTGGTTCAGGTATAGAACGACATTTTTTGGAAAGAACCGGACAAACACTCAGTGCTAGGCAGATTGTAGAACTCAGCAGACAAAATCATCATGAAGCAAAACAATTGATGCAGGACTATTATGTCTGGTTGGCTAAAGGTTTGGCTTCGATTATTAATATCTTTGATCCAGATGCCATTGTATTGGGTGGTGGCCTGTCGAATGTTGACGAAATTTATCAAGAAGTGCCAGCTATTTGGGATCAATGGATTTTTAATAATGAGAATGTGAATACTATTTTGACTCGACCAAAGTTTGGTGATTCAAGCGGTGTTCGAGGCGCTGCTTGGTTAGCGACTTCTTGA
- a CDS encoding thioredoxin family protein has product MQTISSLEELDQFKQTSEALLVMYGGTNCGVCHSIKPKLEAMVAEQFPKMQQVYVNCHETTDICSQNQIFTLPVVQVYFTGQKFIEEVRSFGLSVLMDEIRRPYGMLFSEV; this is encoded by the coding sequence ATGCAAACGATTTCAAGTTTAGAAGAACTCGACCAATTTAAACAAACCTCTGAGGCACTATTGGTGATGTATGGTGGAACGAACTGTGGTGTGTGCCATTCTATAAAACCAAAGCTGGAAGCGATGGTTGCTGAACAATTTCCTAAAATGCAGCAAGTATATGTCAATTGTCATGAAACAACCGACATCTGTTCGCAAAATCAAATCTTTACGTTGCCGGTTGTACAGGTATATTTTACCGGACAGAAATTTATTGAAGAGGTAAGAAGCTTTGGTTTATCCGTTTTAATGGATGAAATCCGTCGCCCTTATGGCATGTTGTTTTCGGAAGTATGA
- a CDS encoding ATP-binding protein: protein MRKKQNNTHKNSMNSRDVEAEESSTRPEKNASAHYSPIESALLEQLLWWQLKVPIEVVEMLSVAPRVVRSEDSSSNHQLLKWLTNPQNSQKVELSSAWKQWFDQPPKSFFDRIDGKQLVALSAKVESVLMTPQEVIGLTQEIKTDFGKRKFYTQLHCLIEPDEIRVWANLVDANSFLPSTSDLNKDNNSLEFFYERQVLMEEQNKVIKSSFQKQSRFLAMLSHELRSPLLGLQAMAKRLAQKYHQEEELNNSFESMSSTVEYLSYLINDILTYSQTEFNSVQLYPHEFDLESLLKDVEMLTKDIAKQKKLDVTVVYKGEKQTLFGDRVRLKQVFLNLIVNAIKFTETGGVILEAEKIRRHEFLFKVKDSGEGIAEDRLNRIFEPFMQLESSRANNQFGAVLGLFVVKQLIELMGGTIEVTSQPGVGTEFSFRLNLSEHAFQSQQLLGANRSKRQNAPSVSVNNKEKLAFQKSNQIDSKTRPDNEKDILDFFEDHKMVPFDETTSQVPKETRHEVSQTLSNELLDGDSNPSELDELDALMETYSSIDEPSQFSKPSEILPDEIIHTKSNNTTSYRPINVLIADDSDLNLWVLADLLKEFDCVVTETADGAEAWEAFQKEKFDLVILDIQMPFMSGIEVAQNIRASGEQSEKLPPIVAVTAGGDEFVFQNEQRSLEGVFDDWILKPIDLALIKKILERHLLLVPESIDESHDEPLIQPSDSAEKIAGHVEKDACENDLSNINDSYDEIPKHLIALFDDFVAQTTELLALIESSVDAKNWEDAAGHAHKLKGNMMLFQLNDAVVALKNLELTVKSGENPDLKQENCHQICQTLRTLLKALEKSHSIKDN, encoded by the coding sequence ATGAGAAAAAAGCAAAATAATACTCATAAAAATTCAATGAATTCTCGCGACGTAGAGGCTGAGGAGAGTTCAACTCGTCCAGAGAAAAACGCATCAGCACATTATAGCCCTATCGAATCTGCATTATTGGAACAGCTGCTTTGGTGGCAGCTAAAAGTCCCTATTGAAGTGGTGGAAATGCTTAGCGTTGCGCCAAGAGTCGTTCGCAGCGAAGACAGCAGCTCAAACCATCAATTACTTAAGTGGCTAACGAATCCTCAAAACTCCCAGAAAGTTGAATTATCAAGTGCTTGGAAGCAATGGTTTGATCAACCACCCAAGAGTTTCTTTGATCGAATAGACGGTAAGCAGCTGGTGGCATTGAGCGCCAAAGTTGAATCAGTTCTTATGACGCCCCAAGAAGTCATTGGCTTAACGCAAGAAATCAAAACTGATTTTGGGAAACGCAAATTTTATACGCAGCTTCATTGCTTAATTGAGCCAGATGAAATTAGAGTTTGGGCAAATTTAGTTGATGCAAATAGTTTTTTACCTAGCACCAGTGATTTGAATAAAGATAATAATTCGTTAGAGTTTTTCTATGAACGACAAGTATTGATGGAAGAACAGAACAAAGTCATTAAAAGCTCTTTTCAAAAACAATCCCGTTTTTTAGCCATGCTCAGCCATGAATTACGTTCACCATTGCTTGGCTTGCAAGCTATGGCAAAGCGTCTTGCACAAAAATATCATCAAGAAGAGGAGCTAAACAATAGCTTTGAATCCATGTCGAGTACCGTTGAGTATTTAAGTTACTTGATCAACGATATTCTAACCTACTCTCAAACTGAGTTTAATTCGGTTCAGCTTTACCCTCATGAGTTCGATTTGGAGTCGTTACTCAAGGATGTAGAAATGTTGACCAAAGACATTGCTAAACAGAAGAAGCTTGATGTCACAGTGGTCTACAAAGGTGAAAAACAGACGCTGTTTGGCGATAGGGTTCGTCTCAAACAAGTGTTTTTGAACCTAATCGTGAATGCTATCAAGTTTACGGAAACGGGTGGGGTGATTCTTGAAGCCGAGAAGATCAGACGACATGAATTTTTATTTAAAGTCAAAGATTCCGGCGAAGGGATTGCTGAAGATCGATTGAATCGAATTTTTGAACCTTTTATGCAGCTAGAATCAAGTCGAGCGAATAATCAATTTGGAGCGGTTTTAGGTTTATTTGTTGTTAAACAGTTAATTGAATTAATGGGAGGGACAATTGAGGTGACAAGTCAGCCAGGTGTTGGAACGGAATTTAGTTTCCGTTTAAACCTGTCTGAACATGCTTTCCAGTCTCAACAATTGTTGGGAGCAAATCGTTCCAAACGACAAAATGCTCCTTCAGTCAGTGTCAATAACAAAGAGAAATTGGCTTTTCAAAAGTCAAATCAAATCGATTCTAAGACTCGCCCAGATAATGAAAAAGATATTTTGGATTTTTTCGAAGACCATAAGATGGTTCCTTTCGATGAGACAACTTCACAAGTTCCAAAAGAAACTCGTCACGAAGTGAGTCAAACGCTCTCTAATGAATTGCTGGATGGTGACTCTAATCCAAGTGAATTAGATGAACTTGACGCATTAATGGAGACCTACTCGTCTATAGACGAACCATCACAATTTTCTAAACCATCAGAAATTCTGCCAGATGAAATTATTCACACAAAATCTAATAACACGACTTCTTACCGGCCGATCAATGTTTTGATTGCCGATGACTCCGATTTAAATTTGTGGGTATTGGCCGATTTACTGAAAGAGTTTGATTGTGTGGTAACTGAAACAGCAGATGGTGCAGAGGCTTGGGAAGCATTTCAAAAAGAAAAGTTTGATTTGGTTATCTTGGATATACAAATGCCATTTATGAGTGGTATTGAAGTGGCCCAAAATATCCGAGCTAGTGGGGAACAATCTGAAAAGCTTCCACCGATTGTTGCAGTTACTGCTGGAGGGGATGAATTTGTTTTTCAAAATGAACAGCGTTCTTTAGAAGGGGTTTTTGATGACTGGATACTGAAACCTATTGATCTAGCACTGATAAAAAAGATTTTAGAGCGCCATTTACTGCTGGTACCTGAATCTATAGATGAAAGCCATGATGAGCCGTTGATTCAACCGAGTGACAGCGCAGAAAAGATTGCTGGTCATGTTGAAAAAGACGCTTGCGAAAATGACTTGTCGAATATCAACGATTCTTATGACGAAATTCCAAAACACCTCATTGCTTTGTTTGACGATTTTGTTGCTCAAACCACTGAATTATTAGCTTTGATAGAGTCTTCTGTGGACGCTAAAAATTGGGAAGATGCTGCAGGACATGCTCATAAGTTAAAAGGAAATATGATGCTATTTCAGCTAAATGACGCAGTGGTTGCTCTAAAAAACTTAGAGCTTACGGTGAAATCCGGTGAAAATCCTGATCTTAAACAAGAAAATTGTCATCAAATATGTCAAACTTTGCGCACTTTGTTAAAAGCGCTTGAGAAGTCTCATTCAATCAAAGATAATTAA
- the trxA gene encoding thioredoxin, whose protein sequence is MSVINLKTEQFEETIQNNDIVIFDFWAEWCGPCKQFGPVFEEISEKHPDIAFCKVNVEEEEQLAGMFQVRSIPTLVFMREKIVVFSNPGAIPGNALEEGIKQLKDLDMEQVRKDVEAAQAEQNA, encoded by the coding sequence ATGTCGGTTATCAATCTAAAAACAGAGCAGTTCGAAGAAACCATTCAAAACAATGACATTGTCATTTTTGATTTTTGGGCTGAATGGTGTGGACCTTGTAAACAATTTGGACCTGTTTTTGAAGAAATTTCCGAAAAACATCCTGACATCGCCTTTTGCAAGGTCAATGTTGAAGAAGAAGAGCAATTAGCTGGAATGTTCCAAGTTCGTTCAATTCCGACATTAGTTTTCATGCGTGAAAAAATCGTAGTTTTCTCAAACCCGGGTGCCATTCCTGGTAACGCACTTGAAGAAGGGATTAAACAGCTAAAAGACTTAGACATGGAACAAGTTCGTAAAGACGTTGAAGCCGCTCAAGCGGAACAAAACGCATAA
- a CDS encoding DUF5610 domain-containing protein, with amino-acid sequence MAVDMKTLSSIQSYQNSMKMEVASDKQAALKNRPDLPDNASPIAQMAVDKTFHSAKLQQNASVITHLFNQGSKQDIELFSMKVSYQSAIEAINEKLRIDLGLDSEAADPVSQQKLEEQGGMEYWSSENTAKRIVDGATGFLSGFQNAHPELEGEALMDKFMDVVGGGLIQGFEQAKGFLGDLNVFEDTVEENYNATFDLVQKGMEQFRKDFLGIVDEAPATDSEKAE; translated from the coding sequence ATGGCTGTCGATATGAAAACTCTTAGTTCAATCCAAAGTTACCAAAACTCAATGAAAATGGAAGTTGCTTCTGATAAACAAGCCGCTTTGAAAAACCGACCTGATTTGCCAGATAATGCCTCTCCTATTGCACAAATGGCCGTTGACAAAACCTTCCACTCGGCAAAACTGCAACAAAATGCCAGTGTTATCACTCACCTTTTCAATCAAGGTTCAAAACAAGACATTGAACTTTTCTCAATGAAAGTCAGCTATCAGTCGGCTATTGAAGCAATCAATGAGAAATTGCGCATTGATTTAGGTCTTGACAGTGAAGCTGCAGATCCAGTGAGCCAGCAAAAACTTGAAGAACAAGGTGGCATGGAATATTGGTCATCTGAAAATACGGCCAAACGTATTGTCGATGGTGCAACCGGGTTTTTATCTGGGTTTCAAAATGCTCACCCTGAACTTGAAGGCGAAGCTTTAATGGATAAATTCATGGACGTAGTCGGTGGTGGGCTGATTCAAGGGTTTGAACAAGCCAAAGGATTTCTTGGCGATTTGAATGTCTTTGAAGATACCGTGGAAGAAAACTACAACGCAACATTTGACTTAGTTCAAAAAGGAATGGAACAGTTTCGTAAAGATTTCTTAGGCATTGTTGATGAGGCACCTGCAACGGACTCAGAAAAGGCTGAGTAG
- the lysS gene encoding lysine--tRNA ligase, which translates to MSDNQNNVPEVDENKIIAERRAKLNALREAGHSYPNHFRRDHAAADLQAQYGEMEKEEMAEAEPVRVKIAGRMMLRRIMGKASFATIQDHSGRIQLYVTRDELPEGFYNTQFKKWDLGDIVGAEGYLFKTNTGELSIHVEHIELITKSLRPLPDKFHGLQDQEMRYRQRYVDLIVNQESRETFQLRSKIVQHVRDFLIRKNFMEVETPMMHVIPGGATAKPFHTHHNALDMPLFLRIAPELYLKRLVVGGFERVFEINRSFRNEGLSTRHNPEFTMVEFYAAYTDYHQLMDYTEELLKELAELAVGSTKVPYQGDEYDFGKPFARLTLKDAILKYNNGVTAEQLEDFDSAKALAESLNIRIEPGYGLGKIITEIFEETAEHKLMDPTFITEYPAEVSPLARRNDEDPFITDRFELFIGGRELANGFNELNDAEDQAERFKAQVEAKDAGDDEAMHFDEDYINALEHGMPPTAGEGIGIDRLVMLFTDKPSIRDVLLFPHMRQQ; encoded by the coding sequence ATGTCAGATAACCAAAATAATGTCCCTGAAGTTGATGAGAATAAAATCATTGCGGAACGTCGTGCAAAATTAAATGCATTGCGAGAGGCAGGGCATTCTTACCCAAATCATTTCCGCCGCGACCATGCTGCTGCAGATTTGCAGGCGCAATATGGTGAAATGGAAAAGGAAGAGATGGCGGAAGCCGAGCCTGTAAGAGTCAAAATCGCAGGCCGAATGATGTTGCGTCGTATTATGGGTAAGGCAAGTTTTGCGACCATTCAAGATCATTCTGGTCGTATTCAGTTATATGTCACGCGTGACGAGTTGCCTGAAGGTTTTTACAATACTCAATTTAAGAAATGGGATTTGGGCGATATTGTCGGCGCGGAAGGCTATTTGTTCAAAACCAATACCGGTGAGTTATCAATTCATGTAGAGCATATTGAGTTAATCACCAAATCACTACGTCCGTTGCCGGATAAGTTTCATGGTTTACAAGATCAAGAAATGCGCTATCGTCAGCGTTATGTGGACTTGATTGTGAACCAAGAATCCCGTGAAACGTTCCAGCTGCGTTCGAAAATTGTACAACATGTACGTGATTTCTTAATCCGTAAGAATTTTATGGAAGTGGAAACGCCAATGATGCACGTGATTCCAGGCGGAGCAACGGCTAAACCATTCCATACTCATCATAATGCGTTGGATATGCCTTTATTCTTGCGTATTGCACCAGAGCTTTACTTGAAACGTTTGGTTGTGGGCGGTTTTGAACGTGTGTTTGAAATTAACCGTTCTTTCCGCAATGAAGGTCTTTCAACGCGGCATAACCCAGAGTTTACTATGGTGGAGTTTTATGCGGCTTATACGGACTATCATCAACTGATGGATTACACCGAAGAGTTGTTAAAAGAACTCGCTGAGTTGGCGGTTGGCTCGACCAAAGTACCTTATCAAGGAGATGAGTATGACTTTGGTAAACCGTTTGCACGTTTGACATTGAAAGATGCAATCCTTAAATATAATAACGGTGTTACAGCGGAACAATTGGAAGATTTTGATTCGGCAAAAGCCTTGGCTGAATCTCTCAATATCCGCATCGAGCCGGGTTATGGTCTTGGAAAAATCATTACAGAGATTTTTGAAGAAACGGCGGAACATAAACTTATGGATCCAACTTTCATTACAGAATATCCTGCTGAGGTTTCCCCTTTGGCGCGCCGAAATGATGAAGATCCATTTATTACTGACCGCTTCGAGTTGTTTATCGGAGGTCGAGAATTGGCAAATGGATTCAATGAGTTGAATGATGCGGAAGATCAGGCGGAACGTTTCAAGGCACAAGTTGAAGCTAAAGATGCGGGTGATGATGAAGCCATGCATTTTGATGAGGATTACATTAACGCCCTTGAGCACGGTATGCCACCAACAGCAGGTGAAGGGATTGGTATTGATCGATTAGTTATGCTCTTTACTGATAAGCCTTCTATTAGAGACGTGCTTTTGTTCCCGCATATGCGCCAGCAATAG